A region of the Silene latifolia isolate original U9 population chromosome 9, ASM4854445v1, whole genome shotgun sequence genome:
TCTATTACTTGCATTATCCAGGATTTTAAGTCTATTGCGTCTCATTTTCACTGTTGCTCTCTTAGCTATTGTCCTAGGGGAGTGAATAGGATAGCTCATAATCTTGCTCAAGAAGCTCTGTTGTAAGCTATACTATttgttgctgtcaaaaaaaaaattcccatCCTTTTCCCATGGTCTACATTTTGTTTCGGCAACAATGCCATGGCAATATGGCATACTTATAAAGCCGGAAAGATGAGAAACGACCGGTTCAAGTTCGTATAATGACCGATCCTCCGGTCTTAAATCTTTGGCCTTGAATTTATGTGTGCATCGCCAAGAGAATCATTAAGAGTCGACGACATTTAACTATATCTTCATAAACTTCAAATAGAATTTTTTTGAGATTCAAGAGGAAAAGGAGATTAAACATTAATTAACTAATACAAAATACAAACATGAAGAATTACATTAATAGGCTTACTAACCAGGAATCGAAACAAGACTCCCGGTCAAAAAACACGCTTGAACGTAATCAGGAATCCCACTTATTTCTTCAATTCTACCATCTGCTTCAGATCCAATACGGTACCAAAATAGTACACCGGTCAAGCGACTCCGAAGTGTTCTTTTAACCAAAACCTCTGCTTTTGAGCCTTGGCGAAAACCATAAGGGCCAACGAACCAGTAATCACGAGAACGAGAAATTTCAAACAATTTAACCCACGACTCCTTCACTCCATAGTCTTTCATCATCCATACAGCAACAGACATGTTATAAGCCGCGGTCAAACACAAACACCCATCAAGAACACCAAGGATTCTCACTTCTAACTCCAGCATCAGACATGTTATAAATCTCATAATTTATGATATGAGTAGGGATGGAAACCGTCATCGAACAGGGTAAAGAAAAAAAATCCCCaaatattacaaattacaaaCCCTAATCTACTTAATCAAAATAACCGGAACAGGGAAAGTACATATTTCGAGCCAAGTTGCGCACTGGATAAATCCTCTCCTAGCGGGTTTAATGAGAGCTAAAGACCTCAATATACCAAAGCTCATTATCCACATGGATAATTCTCCTTGCGTCAACCTCATAAATGAAGATCAACTGGTAAGCAATAATTTGAAATTTCTTGTTAAGCAGTGCAAGAAGTTGATTCGAGACACTCAATGGAGAGTCAAGGTAGTAGAGCACACGTACCGAGAAGCCAACAAAGCAGCTGATTTCATGGCTAATAAGGGCATCGCATCAAGTACTTTAGTTACGCATTTAGATCTTCCTTTTAATGAGCTTCGTCCTATCCTTAGGGAGGACATTTTTGGGGTTACTACCCCTCGTGTAATAGCTACTAATTAATTTCGGGGCTTTCGCTCCTCTctcgcaccaaaaaaaaaaaaatcctcggGTATACGTAATAGCCTGTAAACTATGCATACCATGTAAGGTACCTGAGGGCGAGAGTAGTAGACTCGAAATCTATTAGGTATGAATTCAGGCCATAAATCTCCACAAAATCGCTCTTGATGAGGTTTTTGGTGACCAtcatgttttttattttttctgggcaacaatcccctatatactaaatgaataggaaaaactcaatgttttcccgcctaaaatatttttcctattttgatataatcTCTTATTTTCTTTCCTATTTCAATATAGTTCCCTATTTAAGATTTGCTTTTAGGTTTTTTGATAATAAAAATTTCGTTCTCGGTAAGATAATTTGTAGCTAAAAGATATGCTATTAAAAAAGTTATAAAACAATAACATTAAATCTGCGTAAAAACTTTTTTTCACTAATTTTTTCCCctaaaatacacatttcatgttatgagtattaattaaattattttttttctCTCAAATCAAAATAACAATGATGAAAAAGGTTAGAAAGTAATGAATTGTCAATTTACACTCTATAAATATAGTAGCAATATAGTATATACTAAAAGGTAAAATTGCACGGGGCCTATACTAGTACCCTTATAAAGTCGAAAAGGTAGCTATGAACACTTAGTTTAACCATATCTTCAAGAAATTAAATAGAAAATTATTAAGATGTAACACAATTAGGAGATTAAACATTATTTTTTTGGACAACAATGATTAAacattatttgatgatatgattAATCAGAAATACAAACATGATGGATTACATTAAAGGTCACCCACATAGGAGTATAGGACCATATACACTACTACTGTTGGCCATAGTTCTTGGCCGGTGGCATCTATAACAAAATCAAGGGCCTAAGCCAGTACGGACATTTCCGAAATTAAAAGAATTACATGTGCGACCGTCACACATTTGTACCAAACACAGTCTAAAAACGAATTTTTAAAAAAACTTTTGGACATTTTTTTTTccgccgaaaaaaaaaaaacatatacacACACAAAACGTAACCTCGATGGCACGTTCGATGCACACACACTTGATTTTTCCTCACCTATACACAAACCTAAAATTGGACCCCCTTCACCAAAGTTTTCCCTATATTTCACCAATCCAATCAATGCAACCTTTGAATATAACAAGACCCACATATATCACCACCCCACTTCATGTCCTCCCTTATATCATAAGCACAAAAACTTATTTGTGACGGTCGTATCCATACAACATAGTTGTTTATACGATAGACACCTTAATTCATCGTACGAACACAACTGTCGCATACAACTCTTATTGCACTATAAGTATTTGCACGTCACACCAGTGACGAAATCAGGATTTGAACTTACCGAGCAAAAATTTTAacttaaaattcaaaaatctcatccGCCAGGAGGGCGAGCGCCCCTGCTGACCTCCCTAGCTTCACCACTATGTCACACCAAATCAAAGTATACATAGTACTATGCACCAACTCCCAAAGCCCTTTGGGAATCTACAATTGCCATTTTCCTTTGATGAATGACAATAATGCAGAGGTAATAAGGAAAATGAAATATAAACATCCTTCTATATGTACCTGTCATTATTTCAACCACAACTCCCATGATTGAAAGTCATCAATTACGGAGAATCGTCGTTATCTAGTTTTCTCCTCTTGTTATTGTGAAAGGATGGTGAGGGTGTAGAGGAAgacgaggatgaggatgatggTGAGTCGATATTTGACCTGACTCTGTTGATTTGTGCAGTAACTCTGAATCGCGGTATAACTTTGACCGACTTCCTTCTGTTATGATCCTCTATGGATTGTTGCATTAATTGGTAGCAATCCTTGATCATGTCCTATACAATCCACATTTCCAGAGTATTAAAAATATGCATGACTTAGTGGCTGAGCCAGGATTTGAACTCAACAGGAGCGAAAAAATATGTGCTTACTTTCGACAGCCCATCACACCATGACTCTGCATGCTCAGGAGTGGCAAAGGACAAATTAGACAATTCACTTGCTGCACAAAGAATAGCAGCTGCAGCAATGTTTGATGCCCTATACTCGAGTAAGCTGGCCTCTGTAACATACATAAGCCGAAATGATATTTTGAACGATTCTGTCTTGTTTAAAACCGTCTTAAGTTTTAAGACGATctgaaatgagaatttgtgtaggcTAGTTTACCTTGGATATTAGTGAGAATAATATCGGTCGACCGTGTCAGAAGAAGTCCTGCATGAGTTCCTGATGGATCAAGTTTGTATGAGAAGAAACTAATGAAGGTGAAGGGTGTAACTATTCTTAATCTCCAATCAAGAACATCAAGCACTAGAAGTTCCATTCTTTGGATTGTCTTTGGTTCAAATATAAATTTAGCACCTTCCACCTGATAATTACCATTAAATAAACAAAATTAGTAAAAATGATCGTAATTTGAAGGAATACGAGATAGCGTCACTCAAAAATTACCCCCTTTACGTTTATTTAGAATAATCCCACAATTATTGTTGTTGAAGACCAACTAAGCTAAGCTGGTATCGAGATTTAGTACCATCAGTTGGCATCGGACCATCATACTGTCACTCATAAGGCACCCCTTTAAGTCTATTTAGAATCCCCCGATTAGTCGGTTAAAGAACAACTAAGCTAATTAAGCTGGTATCGAGATTTAGTATCACCAGGTTGGCATCCTACCATCTAACTGTAACGAAGTATTAAGTCCGACCTATGTAACATAAATTACATAGTGACacatttttatttttgtataagaCTGTTTTACGATAATATAATAAGCGAGAAAAGTAGAGATATAATGTGATGTAGACCTGAAGATCCACTAGGGAAGGAACAAGACGTTCCTCCATCTTGGCAGCTAGTGACAAACAGGCTACTGATAACAATTGTAATGGCCATCCACCTGTTTGCTATaagatcaaacaaaacaaaaattaaataGTCCCTCgattccaatcatttgtttatgaAAAGAGTATAAATTTCTCATTCAAGTGGTTAATCAACTACCAAATTCTTTAAGAGAGATTATATTCTTCCTAACACTAATAATCTCTATATGCACACAACAAATTATTGTGCATAGATGTACCTTATTGGCACTTGTATTCGCACATATTACATATTCGTATTACAACGTATTATGATATTTGGTTGATTCAATCATATTCAAGCATAATAAGTGCATATTGTAATATGATATTTGGTTGATTCAATCTTATTGGCACTTGCATTCGCACTATTACATATTCGTATTAGGGCATCCCAGCAGATGTCAATTAACTTAGTTGGTGAAGTCATAACAGCTGATACTTATGACCTGGGATTCAAACCCGTCAGCATCAAAATCGCCCTTATGACTCCCTTTACACCAAAGAAAAAACCGACTTAGGCAACACTTCCACACCAATCCACTATTAATTAACATCAATAATTGTATGACTAGTCATAGGGGGTACTTTTTAGGCATAGTTCATCTAGAAAAGATATTACAACTTTTGGGAAGTCATTTATAAAAATTAAGAAAATTGACAAATTTACAATTTAATTGGGTATTAGAAGAGTAAATCTACTTTTTAATCAATCCCTTAAGTCAAAAGTGTATAGTTTTTGGCTACATAGGTAgggaatatacacatacattacaCACACATGTAA
Encoded here:
- the LOC141598647 gene encoding cyclin-D1-1-like; translation: MNTSLLYSYSFPKLRCSDKAGEVITDSPDTSSTYFENAANFVDDDEISIAGFIEQERGSDSASASLTTVVYDSCSRSQSVTWILKVRSFFGFQALTAYLAVNYLDRFLSSHILPQTGGWPLQLLSVACLSLAAKMEERLVPSLVDLQVEGAKFIFEPKTIQRMELLVLDVLDWRLRIVTPFTFISFFSYKLDPSGTHAGLLLTRSTDIILTNIQEASLLEYRASNIAAAAILCAASELSNLSFATPEHAESWCDGLSKDMIKDCYQLMQQSIEDHNRRKSVKVIPRFRVTAQINRVRSNIDSPSSSSSSSSTPSPSFHNNKRRKLDNDDSP